One Clavibacter zhangzhiyongii genomic region harbors:
- a CDS encoding NADP-dependent oxidoreductase, giving the protein MSPLSRSTSQQVQFGSFGGVDVLQVVDVPRPSPGPGEVLVEVFAAGINHIEAYIRQGRFPEEVPHSFPNGQGSDFAGCIAAVGEGVTRFRKGQDVLGHTVMAAHATHVVVPAGNVVLKPAQLPWEVAGGLFLAGLVAHDVLHAVTVGEGDTVVVTAAAGGVGSIQAQLAMRRGARVIGTCGERNFDYLRQIGVTPVVYGDGLVDRIRKAAPNGVQGFIDNFGGGEAVAEELGVAGKRFSSSDDRRDLELEAVLPPVEEDDVHRSRTLATVAELAAKREVDVLVSGFYPLAEVQEAFDDLERRHARGKIVLGMRPVHYPGDRRSTAKARDVAEGRA; this is encoded by the coding sequence ATGAGCCCTCTATCGCGATCCACCAGCCAGCAGGTGCAGTTCGGATCCTTCGGCGGCGTCGACGTCCTCCAGGTCGTCGACGTGCCGCGCCCGTCGCCCGGGCCCGGGGAGGTCCTCGTCGAGGTCTTCGCCGCGGGCATCAACCACATCGAGGCGTACATCCGCCAGGGCCGGTTCCCCGAGGAGGTGCCGCACTCCTTCCCGAACGGGCAGGGCAGCGACTTCGCCGGCTGCATCGCCGCCGTCGGCGAGGGCGTCACCCGGTTCCGGAAGGGCCAGGACGTCCTCGGCCACACGGTCATGGCCGCGCACGCGACGCACGTGGTCGTGCCCGCGGGCAACGTCGTCCTGAAGCCCGCGCAGCTGCCGTGGGAGGTCGCCGGCGGGCTCTTCCTCGCGGGCCTCGTCGCGCACGACGTGCTGCACGCGGTCACCGTCGGCGAGGGCGACACGGTCGTCGTCACTGCGGCGGCCGGCGGTGTGGGCAGCATCCAGGCGCAGCTCGCGATGCGGCGCGGCGCCCGGGTCATCGGCACCTGCGGCGAGCGGAACTTCGACTACCTGCGCCAGATCGGCGTGACGCCCGTGGTCTACGGCGACGGACTCGTCGACCGCATCCGGAAGGCGGCGCCGAACGGCGTGCAGGGCTTCATCGACAACTTCGGCGGCGGTGAGGCCGTGGCGGAGGAGCTGGGCGTGGCCGGCAAGCGCTTCAGCTCGAGCGACGACCGGCGCGACCTCGAGCTCGAGGCCGTGCTGCCTCCCGTGGAGGAGGACGACGTGCACCGCTCGCGCACGCTGGCGACCGTCGCGGAGCTCGCGGCCAAGCGCGAGGTCGACGTCCTGGTCTCCGGGTTCTACCCGCTCGCGGAGGTGCAGGAGGCGTTCGACGATCTGGAGCGCCGGCACGCGCGCGGCAAGATCGTGCTCGGCATGCGGCCCGTGCACTACCCGGGCGACCGGCGCAGCACGGCGAAGGCGCGCGACGTGGCGGAGGGGCGGGCCTGA
- a CDS encoding stealth family protein, producing MAGSARQFNVALEPTVDPATSEEEYSRQDDAVAPAPATWPTTHHRPDVVVRKGLATLVNRTLTPHQALVTDLLFIRDALLATGIDFWLIRGNDERPVIAIDVSHRDTVVRALVAACADEPLYAKTVDGRRRPPLLVADGRLTDNPDAGIFRLYRPRIEPVGLLAYGASTAVELQFFRFEGDTVVWPVENSLTREILPANEVVPATVEMYGHQWRTLRGMFDAQASDITFDIDMVFSWVDGNDPEFQKRRAERMKEVVVGEGDDSEARFRQIDELKYALRSVYLFAPWVRRIFIVTDSPKPAWLADHPAVTFVRSEEFFTDPAGLPTHNSQAVESQLQHIPGLSEHFLYSNDDMFFGRPVQPGMFFSPGGITKFIEASTRIGLGDNDSDRSGFENSARVNRRLLMDRFGRLITRHLEHAATPLRKSVLLELEQEFAEDFHRTQLSRFRSSTDISVTNSLYHYYAQMTARAVQQESAKVTYVDTTSRAGLDLLPGLLKRRSQDFFCLNDGSFPEVPAEERQERVQDFLERYYGIPAPWEAEVADAAAASGAPATPAE from the coding sequence ATGGCGGGCAGCGCACGGCAGTTCAACGTAGCGCTCGAGCCGACGGTCGATCCCGCCACCAGCGAGGAGGAGTACTCCCGCCAGGACGACGCGGTCGCCCCCGCCCCCGCCACGTGGCCCACCACGCACCACCGCCCCGACGTGGTCGTCCGCAAGGGCCTCGCGACGCTCGTCAACCGCACGCTCACGCCGCACCAGGCGCTCGTGACGGACCTCCTCTTCATCCGCGACGCGCTGCTCGCCACCGGCATCGACTTCTGGCTCATCCGCGGCAACGACGAGCGCCCGGTCATCGCCATCGACGTCAGCCACCGCGACACCGTCGTCCGCGCCCTCGTCGCCGCGTGCGCCGACGAGCCGCTGTACGCGAAGACCGTCGACGGCCGCCGCCGCCCGCCGCTTCTCGTCGCCGACGGCCGCCTCACCGACAACCCCGACGCCGGGATCTTCCGCCTCTACCGCCCGCGCATCGAGCCGGTCGGCCTCCTCGCCTACGGCGCCTCCACCGCGGTCGAGCTGCAGTTCTTCCGCTTCGAGGGCGACACCGTCGTCTGGCCGGTCGAGAACTCGCTGACCCGCGAGATCCTCCCGGCGAACGAGGTCGTGCCCGCCACGGTCGAGATGTACGGCCACCAGTGGCGGACGCTCCGCGGAATGTTCGACGCGCAGGCGTCCGACATCACGTTCGACATCGACATGGTCTTCTCCTGGGTCGACGGCAACGACCCCGAGTTCCAGAAGCGCCGTGCCGAGCGGATGAAGGAGGTCGTGGTCGGCGAGGGCGACGACTCCGAGGCCCGCTTCCGCCAGATCGACGAGCTCAAGTACGCGCTCCGCTCCGTCTACCTCTTCGCGCCCTGGGTGCGACGGATCTTCATCGTCACCGACTCCCCGAAGCCGGCCTGGCTGGCCGACCACCCCGCCGTCACGTTCGTGCGCAGCGAGGAGTTCTTCACGGATCCCGCGGGGCTCCCCACGCACAACTCGCAGGCCGTCGAGTCGCAGCTGCAGCACATCCCCGGGCTCAGCGAGCACTTCCTCTACTCGAACGACGACATGTTCTTCGGCCGCCCGGTGCAGCCCGGCATGTTCTTCTCGCCCGGCGGCATCACGAAGTTCATCGAGGCGTCGACCCGCATCGGCCTGGGCGACAACGACTCCGACCGCAGCGGCTTCGAGAACTCGGCGCGCGTCAACCGGCGCCTGCTCATGGACCGCTTCGGCCGCCTCATCACCCGCCACCTCGAGCACGCGGCGACGCCCCTGCGCAAGAGCGTGCTGCTCGAGCTCGAGCAGGAGTTCGCGGAGGACTTCCACCGCACCCAGCTCAGCCGCTTCCGCTCCAGCACCGACATCTCCGTGACGAACTCGCTGTACCACTACTACGCGCAGATGACGGCGCGCGCGGTGCAGCAGGAGAGCGCCAAGGTCACCTACGTCGACACCACGTCGCGCGCGGGCCTCGACCTGCTGCCCGGCCTCCTCAAGCGCCGCTCGCAGGACTTCTTCTGCCTCAACGACGGCTCGTTCCCCGAGGTCCCGGCCGAGGAGCGCCAGGAGCGCGTGCAGGACTTCCTCGAGCGCTACTACGGCATCCCGGCGCCGTGGGAGGCGGAGGTCGCCGACGCGGCCGCCGCGTCCGGCGCGCCGGCCACCCCGGCGGAGTGA
- a CDS encoding Pr6Pr family membrane protein has translation MQRILGGARLVAALVAALALVADFDYVQGFTTFAAENWFSYFTTQSAMAAVVVLTASGAHALRGGVEPRLMAAVRAVVLSYVVVSGVVFGLIVLESSSQAYYVEVPWSSRLLHFVIPAYALLDWTLAPGRPRVTWKAVGWAMLFPVLWCAFTEVRGPRVGWYPYFFMDPAQVGVPFEIAAWLALVAGVLAGVAALVVALSRVRPADAAPRERVRRGGRAADEAVVDDGIRPVVPQPSPSTPRGTTAARRRDPAPVPGGRGSARPGG, from the coding sequence GTGCAGAGGATCCTCGGTGGCGCGCGCCTGGTCGCCGCCCTCGTCGCGGCCCTCGCCCTCGTCGCCGACTTCGACTACGTGCAGGGCTTCACGACCTTCGCCGCCGAGAACTGGTTCAGCTACTTCACGACGCAGAGCGCCATGGCCGCGGTGGTCGTGCTCACCGCGTCGGGGGCGCACGCGCTCCGCGGGGGCGTCGAGCCGCGGCTCATGGCGGCCGTGCGGGCCGTCGTCCTCAGCTACGTCGTGGTCTCCGGCGTCGTCTTCGGCCTCATCGTGCTGGAGTCGAGCTCGCAGGCCTACTACGTCGAGGTGCCGTGGTCGAGCCGGCTGCTGCACTTCGTGATCCCCGCGTACGCGCTGCTCGACTGGACCCTCGCGCCCGGCCGCCCCCGCGTGACCTGGAAGGCGGTCGGCTGGGCGATGCTGTTCCCCGTCCTGTGGTGCGCCTTCACGGAGGTGCGCGGGCCGCGCGTCGGCTGGTACCCGTACTTCTTCATGGATCCCGCGCAGGTCGGCGTGCCGTTCGAGATCGCCGCGTGGCTGGCGCTCGTGGCCGGCGTCCTGGCGGGCGTCGCCGCGCTCGTCGTCGCGCTCAGCCGCGTCCGGCCCGCGGACGCCGCACCGCGCGAGCGCGTGCGCCGGGGCGGCCGGGCGGCGGACGAGGCGGTCGTCGACGACGGGATCCGCCCCGTCGTGCCGCAGCCGTCCCCGTCGACGCCGCGCGGGACGACCGCCGCCCGGCGCCGGGATCCCGCGCCCGTGCCGGGCGGACGCGGGAGCGCGAGGCCGGGCGGATGA
- a CDS encoding 3-methyladenine DNA glycosylase: MIPAADLLPATAADPSTRAAAAPAPAVLDPSAWRDRAARHAERADAFSAGFRERRLAGRTHEVDDFLFTYYPHKPSLLRRWHPGAGVVLAGAAGEERAAWRWYAPAGDAADGGVRVDASGYLEARGSTASFIERILGRTAARPGRFSCFGLHEWAMVYKVGPGEQRHERLPLRLGSAATDEVVETHRLACTHIDAFRFFTPEAVPRNALAPTRETQPDLEQPGCLHAGMDVYKWATKLGPLVPGELLLDAFELARDIRSLDMRASPYDVSGLGLEAVRIEEPAGKARYAAEQRGFAERSNALRERILAELAHARRAAAVGL, encoded by the coding sequence GTGATCCCCGCCGCCGACCTCCTGCCCGCCACGGCGGCGGATCCGTCGACGCGCGCCGCCGCCGCGCCGGCTCCCGCGGTGCTCGATCCGTCCGCCTGGCGCGACCGCGCCGCCCGCCACGCCGAGCGCGCCGACGCCTTCTCCGCGGGCTTCCGCGAGCGCCGCCTCGCGGGCCGCACCCACGAGGTCGACGACTTCCTCTTCACCTACTACCCGCACAAGCCGTCGCTCCTGCGCCGCTGGCACCCGGGCGCGGGCGTCGTGCTCGCGGGCGCGGCCGGCGAGGAGCGCGCGGCCTGGCGCTGGTACGCGCCGGCCGGCGATGCGGCCGACGGCGGCGTCCGCGTGGACGCGTCCGGGTACCTCGAGGCGCGCGGATCCACCGCCTCCTTCATCGAGCGGATCCTCGGCCGCACCGCCGCGCGCCCCGGCCGCTTCTCCTGCTTCGGCCTGCACGAGTGGGCGATGGTCTACAAGGTGGGGCCGGGGGAGCAGCGGCACGAGCGGCTGCCGCTGCGCCTCGGATCCGCCGCGACGGACGAGGTCGTCGAGACGCACAGGCTCGCCTGCACCCACATCGACGCGTTCCGGTTCTTCACGCCCGAGGCCGTGCCGCGGAACGCGCTCGCGCCCACGCGCGAGACGCAGCCCGACCTCGAGCAGCCCGGCTGCCTGCACGCGGGCATGGACGTCTACAAGTGGGCCACCAAGCTCGGCCCGCTCGTGCCCGGCGAGCTGCTCCTCGACGCGTTCGAGCTGGCCCGCGACATCCGCTCGCTCGACATGCGCGCGAGCCCCTACGACGTCTCGGGGCTCGGCCTCGAGGCCGTGCGGATCGAGGAGCCGGCGGGCAAGGCCAGGTACGCGGCCGAGCAGCGCGGGTTCGCGGAGCGGTCGAACGCGCTCCGGGAGCGGATCCTCGCGGAGCTCGCGCACGCCCGTCGCGCCGCCGCCGTCGGGCTGTAG
- a CDS encoding flavin monoamine oxidase family protein: MSISRRTLLTASVSGLSLLGLAACTRTTPTPATPTATPSATPTPTPTAGVAGLPQPVAFARSDWAGDPFARGSGSFLRPGATRADREALARPLSDRVFFAGEATSADRPGTVAGAYASGLRAAGEVDRAGAGTERVAVVGAGIAGTAAARALRDAGHDVVLVEARADLGGRIRAAGGDDWPHPAELGALWLAADQDDVLRDAVRAAGISRYGLALVAEHRGPDGRVLDPSGAGSDALAAARAHALAQPGAVSLAAGLRATGGDALAADGGAASPAAALAALLATDVAIAHGAAPDELSAAHGLDEPAPVGNAAVTGGFAGLVQHLLRDQDIDVLRESTVTRIAYGNGRVGLRLGSGESLSADRVVVTVPLGVLQEGAIAFDPALPSSHDAAIRALGPGRADRIWLRFAEPFWSTTATVWTSYDAGGSFTRWYNLMPISGEPVLMAEVGAVAAERVAAMDDQELRAAALRTLVPFADPELLARPIPTPTPTPTPTSSSTSPVEPGATPTP, from the coding sequence ATGTCGATCTCCCGCCGCACCCTCCTCACCGCGTCGGTGTCGGGCCTCTCGCTCCTCGGCCTCGCGGCGTGCACCCGGACGACGCCCACCCCGGCGACCCCCACGGCCACGCCCTCCGCGACGCCGACCCCCACGCCCACCGCGGGCGTCGCGGGCCTCCCGCAGCCGGTCGCGTTCGCGCGCTCCGACTGGGCGGGGGATCCGTTCGCCCGCGGGTCCGGCAGCTTCCTGCGGCCCGGCGCCACGCGCGCCGACCGGGAGGCGCTCGCCCGCCCCCTGTCCGACCGCGTCTTCTTCGCGGGCGAGGCCACGAGCGCCGACCGCCCCGGCACGGTCGCGGGCGCGTACGCGTCCGGGCTGCGCGCGGCGGGCGAGGTCGACCGCGCGGGCGCCGGCACCGAGCGCGTCGCGGTCGTCGGCGCCGGCATCGCGGGCACCGCCGCGGCGCGGGCCCTCCGCGACGCGGGCCACGACGTCGTCCTCGTCGAGGCGCGGGCCGACCTCGGCGGCCGCATCCGCGCGGCCGGCGGCGACGACTGGCCGCATCCCGCCGAGCTGGGCGCGCTCTGGCTCGCCGCCGACCAGGACGACGTCCTCCGCGACGCCGTCCGCGCGGCCGGCATCTCCCGCTACGGGCTCGCCCTCGTCGCCGAGCACCGGGGCCCCGACGGCCGGGTGCTGGATCCCTCGGGCGCGGGATCCGACGCCCTCGCGGCCGCGCGCGCCCACGCCCTCGCGCAGCCGGGCGCGGTCAGCCTCGCGGCGGGCCTGCGCGCCACGGGCGGCGACGCCCTCGCCGCGGACGGCGGAGCCGCGTCCCCCGCGGCAGCCCTCGCCGCCCTGCTCGCCACCGACGTCGCCATCGCCCACGGCGCCGCGCCCGACGAGCTGTCCGCCGCGCACGGCCTCGACGAGCCCGCGCCCGTCGGCAACGCGGCGGTCACCGGCGGGTTCGCGGGGCTCGTGCAGCACCTGCTGCGGGACCAGGACATCGACGTGCTGCGCGAGTCGACCGTCACGCGCATCGCCTACGGCAACGGACGGGTGGGGCTGCGGCTCGGATCCGGCGAGTCGCTCTCGGCGGACCGCGTGGTCGTCACCGTGCCGCTCGGCGTGCTGCAGGAGGGCGCGATCGCGTTCGACCCGGCGCTCCCGTCCTCGCACGACGCCGCCATCCGCGCCCTCGGGCCCGGCCGCGCCGACCGGATCTGGCTGCGCTTCGCCGAGCCGTTCTGGTCGACGACGGCCACGGTCTGGACCTCCTACGACGCGGGCGGCAGCTTCACGCGCTGGTACAACCTCATGCCCATCTCGGGCGAGCCCGTGCTCATGGCCGAGGTCGGCGCGGTCGCGGCGGAGCGGGTCGCGGCCATGGACGACCAGGAGCTGCGGGCGGCGGCGCTGCGCACGCTCGTGCCCTTCGCGGATCCGGAGCTCCTCGCGAGGCCGATCCCGACCCCGACCCCGACCCCGACCCCGACCTCCTCCTCGACGTCCCCGGTCGAGCCGGGCGCGACCCCCACGCCCTAG
- a CDS encoding J domain-containing protein produces the protein MSRAGSPADRTPYEVLGVDPAADTAALRAAYRRLVRATHPDTGGEAHLFHAVQRAWELVGDPADRARYDRGQGRAAADDDPLDPDDAGYAPAHGSGTRLGATVHGTAGALARAHYLDRVADWQGVAPGGDVGVDPWSPELVRRAPREIRWLLAKALAEEATARAAASLGMGATIFHDVRPLAGAGKVDHVVLAPAGLFALSSEDWGVAVQLVRGELQPVTPDPDGAFAPGDAPVTWLVGAARSLAASAGVRFAAAVVVVPDDALAQPVERVERGRNRGALVVRRSVLPLVLRDGVSEEGRLSVADPYAVRALLRERLTLLDPAAG, from the coding sequence GTGAGCCGCGCGGGGAGCCCCGCCGACCGCACCCCGTACGAGGTGCTGGGCGTGGATCCCGCCGCCGACACCGCGGCCCTCCGCGCCGCGTACCGTCGGCTCGTGCGCGCCACCCACCCGGACACGGGCGGCGAGGCGCACCTCTTCCATGCCGTGCAGCGCGCGTGGGAGCTCGTGGGGGATCCCGCCGACCGCGCCCGCTACGACCGCGGGCAGGGCCGGGCGGCCGCCGACGACGACCCGCTCGACCCCGACGACGCCGGCTACGCGCCCGCCCACGGATCCGGCACCCGTCTCGGCGCGACCGTGCACGGCACGGCCGGCGCGCTCGCCCGCGCCCACTACCTCGACCGCGTCGCCGACTGGCAGGGCGTCGCGCCCGGCGGCGACGTGGGCGTGGACCCCTGGTCGCCCGAGCTCGTGCGCCGCGCCCCGCGCGAGATCCGCTGGCTGCTCGCCAAGGCGCTGGCCGAGGAGGCGACCGCGCGCGCCGCGGCGTCGCTCGGCATGGGCGCCACGATCTTCCACGACGTGCGGCCGCTCGCCGGCGCGGGCAAGGTCGACCACGTCGTGCTCGCGCCCGCGGGCCTCTTCGCGCTCAGCTCCGAGGACTGGGGCGTCGCCGTGCAGCTGGTCCGCGGCGAGCTGCAGCCCGTGACGCCGGATCCGGACGGCGCCTTCGCGCCCGGCGACGCGCCCGTCACGTGGCTGGTCGGCGCCGCCCGGTCGCTCGCGGCCTCGGCCGGCGTGCGCTTCGCGGCCGCCGTGGTCGTCGTGCCGGACGACGCGCTCGCGCAGCCGGTCGAGCGCGTGGAGCGCGGGCGCAACCGCGGCGCGCTCGTCGTCCGCCGATCCGTCCTCCCGCTCGTGCTGCGCGACGGCGTCTCCGAGGAGGGGCGGCTGAGCGTCGCGGATCCGTACGCGGTCCGCGCGCTCCTCCGCGAACGGCTGACGCTGCTGGATCCCGCGGCGGGCTGA
- a CDS encoding RNA-binding S4 domain-containing protein has translation MPSDDASPAAAGAQAAVRVDSWLWAVRVYKTRSQATAACRAGHVRVGDERVKASQSVRPGDEVRVRIAGADRILVVRRTLVKRVGPAVAAEALTDLTPPPPARDATPATVVRDRGAGRPTKRDRRDIERLRDPEGIRGR, from the coding sequence ATGCCCTCCGACGACGCCTCGCCCGCGGCCGCGGGCGCGCAGGCGGCCGTCCGCGTCGACAGCTGGCTCTGGGCGGTGCGCGTCTACAAGACCCGGTCGCAGGCGACGGCCGCGTGCCGGGCCGGGCACGTCCGGGTCGGCGACGAGCGCGTGAAGGCGTCGCAGTCGGTGCGGCCGGGCGACGAGGTGCGGGTGCGGATCGCGGGCGCCGACCGGATCCTCGTGGTGCGCCGCACGCTCGTGAAGCGCGTCGGTCCCGCGGTCGCCGCGGAGGCGCTGACCGACCTCACTCCCCCGCCGCCGGCGCGCGACGCGACGCCCGCGACGGTCGTCCGGGATCGCGGCGCGGGCCGTCCCACGAAGCGCGACCGGCGCGACATCGAGCGGCTGCGCGACCCCGAGGGGATCCGCGGGCGCTGA